In a single window of the Flavobacterium ammoniigenes genome:
- a CDS encoding thioredoxin family protein translates to MLIELNEDTLQDLVSKNEKVVVQFSASWCGNCRIMKPKFKKLASENEALTFVLVDAENSPESRKLANVSNLPTFATFVNGKLVNETQTNKQEVLADLVNEIA, encoded by the coding sequence ATGTTAATCGAATTAAACGAAGACACTTTACAGGATTTAGTATCCAAAAACGAAAAAGTAGTGGTTCAATTTTCTGCCTCTTGGTGTGGAAACTGTAGAATTATGAAACCTAAATTCAAAAAATTGGCTTCAGAAAATGAAGCATTAACTTTTGTTTTAGTTGACGCTGAGAATTCTCCAGAATCAAGAAAATTAGCCAATGTAAGTAACCTACCTACTTTTGCTACTTTCGTAAATGGTAAATTAGTGAACGAAACACAGACAAACAAACAAGAAGTATTAGCTGATTTAGTAAACGAAATCGCTTAA
- a CDS encoding peroxiredoxin, which yields MSLVGKKFPNIAVDAISEMGDNLKINIFEEATKNNKKVLLFWYPKDFTFVCPTELHAFQAALPEFAKRNTIVIGASCDTNEVHFAWLNTPKNNGGIEGVTYPLLADTTRNLSNILGILDVESAEYNEELDTVLVEGSNVTYRATYLIDESGKIFHESVNDMPLGRNVNEYLRLVDAYTHVQEKGEVCPANWEAGKDAMTADRNSTAAYLGSH from the coding sequence ATGTCATTAGTAGGAAAAAAATTCCCAAACATCGCGGTAGACGCTATCTCTGAAATGGGAGATAATTTAAAAATCAACATTTTTGAAGAAGCAACAAAAAACAACAAAAAAGTATTATTGTTTTGGTACCCAAAAGATTTTACTTTCGTTTGTCCAACTGAATTGCACGCTTTCCAAGCTGCTTTACCAGAATTTGCAAAAAGAAACACTATTGTAATTGGTGCTTCATGCGATACTAACGAAGTACATTTTGCTTGGTTGAACACACCAAAAAATAATGGTGGTATCGAAGGGGTTACTTACCCACTTTTAGCAGATACAACTAGAAACTTATCGAACATCTTAGGAATTCTTGATGTAGAAAGTGCTGAATATAATGAAGAATTAGACACTGTATTAGTGGAAGGTTCTAATGTAACTTACAGAGCTACTTACTTAATTGATGAGTCTGGTAAAATTTTCCACGAAAGTGTAAATGATATGCCATTAGGTCGTAACGTAAACGAATATTTACGTTTAGTAGATGCGTATACTCACGTTCAAGAAAAAGGTGAAGTTTGTCCTGCTAACTGGGAAGCTGGTAAAGACGCGATGACTGCTGACAGAAACAGTACTGCTGCTTATTTAGGATCTCACTAA
- a CDS encoding glycoside hydrolase family 3 protein: MTLEQKIGQFFFPAVFINDTEENIQATEALIRNYNIGGLTFFHSRASAATNYESKQKVVTYEDSYAKLKELIVRYQKCAPTPLLMSIDAEWGLAMRIENTPQYPYAITLGALPESEVDLVYEVGKQIGTDLKAAGILYNLAPLADINNNPDNPVIGYRSFGESKEKVALFANAYLRGMSDAGILGCLKHFPGHGNTNIDSHLGLPILNESLDQLMTNELYPFIQGIKNKVDSIMIGHLAVPALNDGKNTSATLSKNIIQNLLRNQLGFEGLIISDALNMKSVSDLYTTKGQLEWEAFNAGNDILCFAENVAEGIQYILNNATAERIEASYSRIMQCKEKVGLFNRTNPVTPIRHNTIDFTNSANLNRKIAESCLTKVKSDTIPFRIQEAKQNKTLAQLSIYNDGFATKTMRSLDAPLFSIVAESSIDCKESISQYDTLLISLFVPKAKPLNQFDIEPEVLEYLGELLSTKDCILYVFGNPYALQVIPQLALAKEIVLAYQDFEVFQDVAAQHLNTILVCKGELPVYIKNL, encoded by the coding sequence ATGACTTTAGAGCAAAAAATTGGTCAATTTTTCTTTCCTGCTGTATTCATTAATGATACCGAGGAAAATATTCAAGCTACAGAAGCTTTAATACGCAACTACAATATTGGTGGGCTTACCTTTTTTCATAGTCGTGCAAGTGCAGCAACTAATTACGAAAGCAAACAAAAAGTGGTAACCTATGAAGATAGTTATGCCAAATTAAAAGAACTGATCGTTCGCTATCAAAAATGTGCTCCCACTCCTCTTTTAATGAGTATTGATGCCGAATGGGGTTTGGCCATGCGTATTGAAAATACACCGCAATACCCGTATGCCATCACTTTGGGAGCATTACCTGAATCTGAAGTTGATTTGGTGTATGAAGTGGGAAAACAAATTGGAACCGACTTAAAAGCCGCTGGTATATTGTACAACTTAGCACCTTTGGCTGATATTAATAATAATCCTGATAATCCTGTCATTGGGTACCGTTCTTTTGGCGAAAGCAAAGAAAAGGTGGCGCTATTTGCGAATGCTTATTTAAGAGGAATGTCAGACGCAGGAATTTTAGGTTGCTTGAAACATTTTCCTGGTCACGGAAATACGAATATCGATTCGCACTTGGGACTACCCATTTTAAATGAAAGCTTAGACCAATTGATGACCAACGAATTGTATCCCTTTATCCAAGGGATCAAAAATAAGGTCGATTCTATTATGATTGGTCATCTGGCTGTGCCCGCTTTGAACGATGGAAAAAACACCTCGGCGACATTGTCAAAGAACATCATTCAAAATTTACTAAGGAACCAATTGGGTTTTGAGGGATTGATTATTTCGGATGCCCTGAATATGAAAAGTGTTTCCGATTTATATACAACCAAAGGACAATTGGAATGGGAAGCCTTTAATGCTGGAAATGATATTTTATGCTTTGCTGAAAATGTAGCGGAAGGAATTCAATACATATTGAATAATGCAACAGCCGAAAGGATTGAAGCTAGCTATTCCCGAATTATGCAATGCAAAGAAAAAGTGGGACTATTCAATAGAACGAATCCAGTTACACCAATAAGACACAACACAATAGACTTTACCAATAGCGCCAATTTGAATCGTAAAATTGCCGAGAGTTGCTTGACAAAAGTCAAGTCGGACACTATTCCATTCAGAATTCAAGAAGCCAAACAAAATAAAACATTGGCACAATTGAGCATTTACAATGATGGCTTTGCTACCAAAACGATGCGATCACTTGATGCGCCCCTATTTTCTATAGTCGCAGAGAGTTCGATAGATTGCAAAGAAAGCATATCTCAATACGATACCCTTTTGATTTCTTTGTTTGTACCCAAAGCAAAACCGCTGAATCAATTTGATATTGAACCCGAAGTACTGGAATACTTAGGCGAATTATTGTCAACCAAAGATTGTATTCTCTATGTTTTTGGAAATCCGTATGCGCTTCAAGTCATACCCCAATTGGCTTTAGCCAAAGAAATAGTACTAGCCTACCAAGATTTTGAAGTTTTCCAAGACGTGGCTGCGCAACATTTAAATACTATCTTGGTTTGTAAGGGAGAATTACCTGTTTATATTAAAAATCTATAA
- a CDS encoding MFS transporter, translating into MKADKNPWYWIPILNFASGFPYAIIISVSVIMYKNLGISNEDIGIYTSLLYLPWVIKPLWSPFIDLHSTKRKWFLSMQLLISIAFLIVGFSIPMSQFFFLSLAIFWVAAFASASNDVATDGFYLLSLSKDQQSFFLGIRSTFYRLSMLTGNGLIVIIGGYLETEFGDKTKAWSYTMIIVGLLMTLITLYNFLSTPNSENETTDSTIEQQKDFTTVFASFFKKKQIGLVLAFILLFRLGESQLMKMLTPFLIDTKELGGMGLTTEDVGIIYGTFGVIALLIGGTLGGIAISKQGLGKWMLPMILIMHFPIIGFILLSHFHPENVLFIYLAVIIEQFGYGFGFAAFLMYLIYVAEGESKTSHYALATGFMALGMMLPGMVSGYIQEYLGYGNFFIWVFCATIPGVILSRFLIFPADFGKKTATNE; encoded by the coding sequence ATGAAAGCTGATAAAAACCCTTGGTATTGGATTCCAATTTTAAACTTCGCATCTGGTTTTCCGTATGCTATCATTATTTCGGTATCGGTCATTATGTACAAAAACCTTGGTATCAGTAATGAAGACATTGGGATTTATACCAGTTTATTGTATTTACCATGGGTTATTAAACCCTTATGGAGTCCGTTTATTGACTTACATAGCACCAAAAGAAAGTGGTTTTTAAGCATGCAATTACTAATTTCTATTGCCTTTTTAATTGTAGGATTCTCCATTCCAATGAGTCAGTTTTTCTTTTTGAGTTTGGCTATCTTTTGGGTGGCCGCTTTTGCCTCAGCTTCTAATGATGTCGCAACTGATGGGTTTTATTTGTTATCGCTTTCCAAAGACCAACAATCTTTTTTCTTAGGTATTCGTAGCACTTTTTACCGCCTTTCTATGCTAACCGGAAATGGCTTAATTGTAATTATCGGGGGCTATCTAGAAACAGAATTTGGCGATAAAACAAAAGCTTGGTCATATACTATGATCATAGTCGGACTCCTAATGACATTGATTACATTGTATAATTTTTTATCAACTCCCAATTCAGAGAATGAAACTACCGATTCAACGATTGAACAACAAAAAGATTTTACCACTGTTTTTGCCAGCTTTTTCAAAAAGAAACAAATTGGTTTAGTCCTAGCTTTTATTCTTTTATTTCGTTTGGGCGAATCCCAATTAATGAAAATGCTAACTCCTTTTCTAATTGACACCAAAGAATTAGGTGGAATGGGTTTAACTACTGAAGATGTGGGAATTATATACGGAACTTTTGGTGTAATTGCTTTGCTAATTGGAGGTACTCTGGGAGGTATTGCAATTTCCAAACAAGGTTTAGGAAAATGGATGTTGCCCATGATTTTAATCATGCACTTTCCCATTATTGGGTTTATCCTACTTTCTCATTTTCATCCTGAAAACGTTTTGTTTATTTATTTGGCTGTAATTATAGAGCAATTTGGATATGGTTTTGGCTTCGCTGCATTCTTAATGTATTTAATTTATGTTGCCGAAGGCGAATCAAAAACATCGCATTATGCTTTAGCTACTGGATTTATGGCTTTAGGCATGATGTTACCCGGAATGGTTAGTGGATACATTCAAGAATACTTAGGGTATGGCAATTTCTTTATCTGGGTTTTTTGTGCCACAATACCAGGTGTAATCTTATCCCGATTTTTAATTTTTCCAGCTGATTTTGGAAAGAAAACTGCTACCAACGAATAA
- a CDS encoding glycoside hydrolase family 10 protein — protein MTHYKTFTFAVLCLLLSISNSFAQSKLTYPKNEFRAVWIATVANIDWPKNNTDSVEKEKSDFIEILESYKKLHYNAVIVQIRSNGDAFYPSELAPWSRNLTGKEGKAPSPYFDTLEWMITEAHNRGFEFHAWLNPFRATSGSNTEILSRKHDLIKHPEWMIKYAGKYYYDPALPEVQNHLTKVVEEVVQKYDVDAIHFDDYFYPYTVEGEKFNDTDSFNTYGNGLELADWRRNNVNIFIEHISKSIKKIKPWVQFGISPFGVWRNKSVDPRGSDTQAGQTNYDDLFADPLVWMENNWIDYILPQLYWSLDHPKASYAKLLKWWSENAKNSAVYIGNSTYKIKSDADKKWDAPTEIPNQIDYTRSFNNVQGNAFFSAKWFLNKNQDVTQLLAENQYKFHAIPAAVPNFKKLVFDVPRVTSIVKNKTELVLSLQSTRHPVRYVILYGTESNVLIDSEDPSHIIDKFYVQKNNNRLSIRIPLTAIENKSNFALSYIDYYGNESKEIITQLPKLVVKTN, from the coding sequence ATGACACATTACAAGACCTTTACTTTTGCTGTTTTATGTTTGCTACTTTCTATTAGCAACAGCTTTGCTCAAAGTAAATTGACCTACCCAAAAAACGAATTTAGAGCCGTTTGGATTGCTACTGTAGCCAATATTGATTGGCCAAAAAACAACACCGATAGTGTCGAAAAAGAAAAATCCGATTTTATTGAAATATTAGAATCTTATAAAAAACTACATTACAATGCAGTGATAGTTCAAATTCGTAGTAATGGAGATGCTTTTTATCCTTCTGAATTGGCACCTTGGTCTCGCAACCTGACCGGAAAAGAAGGCAAAGCCCCTTCGCCCTATTTTGATACCTTAGAATGGATGATTACTGAAGCCCACAACCGCGGATTTGAATTTCATGCTTGGTTGAATCCTTTCCGTGCCACCTCTGGATCGAACACTGAAATCTTGAGCCGCAAACACGATTTAATCAAACATCCAGAATGGATGATTAAATATGCTGGAAAATACTATTATGATCCAGCGCTACCCGAAGTACAAAACCACCTGACAAAAGTAGTCGAAGAAGTAGTTCAAAAATACGATGTAGACGCCATTCATTTTGATGATTATTTTTATCCCTACACTGTTGAGGGAGAAAAATTTAACGACACTGATTCGTTCAATACATATGGAAATGGTCTTGAACTAGCCGACTGGAGACGAAATAATGTCAACATTTTTATTGAACACATTTCGAAAAGTATCAAAAAAATCAAACCTTGGGTGCAATTTGGTATTAGTCCTTTTGGAGTTTGGCGTAATAAATCAGTTGATCCAAGAGGTTCTGACACACAAGCTGGACAAACTAATTATGATGATTTATTTGCTGACCCATTGGTTTGGATGGAAAACAACTGGATTGACTATATTCTACCACAGTTGTATTGGAGTTTAGATCATCCTAAAGCATCATATGCAAAATTACTAAAATGGTGGTCTGAAAACGCTAAAAACAGCGCCGTGTATATTGGCAACAGCACCTATAAAATCAAATCGGATGCCGATAAAAAATGGGATGCTCCAACTGAAATTCCGAATCAAATTGATTACACCCGTTCTTTCAATAATGTTCAAGGGAATGCTTTTTTTAGCGCTAAATGGTTTCTCAATAAAAACCAAGATGTTACCCAATTATTAGCTGAAAATCAATATAAATTTCACGCGATTCCTGCTGCCGTTCCTAATTTCAAGAAATTAGTTTTTGATGTACCAAGAGTAACAAGCATTGTAAAAAACAAAACAGAATTAGTGCTTTCATTACAATCGACACGCCACCCTGTTCGCTATGTGATACTGTATGGAACGGAAAGTAATGTACTAATCGACAGCGAAGACCCAAGCCATATTATTGATAAATTTTATGTTCAAAAAAACAATAATCGTTTGTCTATTCGCATTCCATTAACTGCTATCGAAAACAAATCAAATTTTGCTTTGTCGTATATCGATTATTATGGAAACGAAAGTAAAGAAATCATCACGCAACTTCCAAAATTAGTTGTAAAAACCAATTAA
- a CDS encoding anhydro-N-acetylmuramic acid kinase, which yields MNSNIESLYKIAQKPTRTIIGLMSGTSLDGLDVALCEVSDSGKNTKATLKEFQTVPYSDTTKAEIRKVFAKKIIDFQHLALLNEWIGNLHANMVLDCLNEWNLTPEKVDLIASHGQTVMHAPKVLHQQMQFPNATLQIGDGDHIAVRTGIITVSDFRQKHVAAGGEGAPLAVYGDYYLFSSETENRIMLNLGGIGNFTYLPKNKNPEQVFVTDTGTGNTLIDAFVQLHFPEMSYDKDAEIARKGTVNSNLLQALRNNPFFKGSFPKTTGPELFNLDYVQKAMIESQTQQLVVEDVLATLTRFSAETAAEAILFAINQSNTTAKDCTVYVSGGGVHNPLLMEHLNELVACQFKNTNDLGISADAKEAILFAVLANETITGSPTDFGTKQGIPSVRMGKISFPD from the coding sequence ATGAATTCCAATATTGAATCTCTTTACAAAATTGCACAAAAACCAACACGGACTATTATCGGATTGATGTCAGGTACTTCATTGGACGGTTTAGACGTGGCTTTGTGTGAGGTATCGGATTCAGGAAAAAATACAAAAGCTACATTAAAAGAATTTCAAACCGTTCCATATTCTGATACTACAAAAGCAGAGATTCGAAAAGTATTTGCCAAAAAAATAATCGATTTTCAACATCTTGCTTTGTTAAACGAGTGGATTGGTAACCTGCATGCTAATATGGTTTTAGATTGTTTGAACGAATGGAACCTCACTCCCGAAAAGGTGGATTTGATTGCTTCGCACGGGCAAACAGTAATGCATGCTCCTAAAGTTTTACACCAACAAATGCAATTTCCAAATGCCACTTTGCAAATAGGAGACGGCGATCATATAGCTGTTCGTACCGGAATTATTACCGTTTCTGACTTCAGACAAAAACATGTTGCTGCAGGTGGCGAAGGGGCTCCTTTGGCAGTCTACGGAGACTATTATCTATTTAGCAGTGAAACTGAAAATCGCATTATGCTGAATTTAGGAGGGATTGGTAACTTTACATATTTACCCAAAAATAAAAATCCAGAACAGGTTTTTGTTACTGATACCGGAACTGGAAATACATTGATTGATGCCTTTGTACAATTGCATTTCCCTGAAATGAGTTATGATAAAGATGCCGAAATAGCTCGAAAAGGGACTGTCAATTCGAACTTGCTACAAGCACTAAGAAACAATCCCTTTTTCAAAGGATCATTCCCAAAAACTACTGGCCCTGAACTTTTTAATTTGGACTATGTCCAAAAAGCAATGATTGAAAGCCAAACGCAACAGCTTGTTGTTGAAGATGTTTTGGCAACACTGACCCGTTTTAGTGCCGAAACTGCAGCTGAAGCGATTCTATTTGCAATCAATCAAAGTAACACTACTGCAAAAGACTGTACCGTTTATGTTTCAGGTGGTGGTGTACATAATCCTTTATTGATGGAGCATTTAAATGAACTTGTAGCATGTCAATTTAAAAACACAAATGATCTTGGGATTTCAGCCGATGCAAAGGAAGCGATACTTTTTGCTGTTCTGGCCAATGAAACAATAACCGGAAGCCCTACTGATTTTGGAACCAAACAAGGAATTCCATCAGTTCGAATGGGTAAAATTTCTTTCCCTGATTAA
- a CDS encoding sodium:solute symporter, translating to MSPSIILLIILIYFSLLFYISYRVSKKDSGNEVFFTANKNSKWYLVAFGMIGTALSGVTFISVPGEVGSPNGEQFKYFQFIIGNAIGFIVVAKLLLPLYYRMNLTSIYGYIEQRMGFYSYRTAASIFLVSRTISSAFRLYLVVIVLQRYVFDFYHIPFAATVLISLLLIFSYTYKGGLKTIIITDTLQTFFLVASVFLTIYFICSSLDLGMMSAFEEVKNSNYSKILFFDDFVGSKFHFVKQILGGMFVTIAMVGLDQDLMQKNLSCKNIGEAQKNMFSFTTIFVIINLFFLSVGALLYIFAAKNNIQVPLDLVTNKPRTDLLFPEIALHHLATIPAIVFLLGLIAATFATTDSALTALTTSFCVDFLGMDKVENNQKTNLVRTRHLVHLAFSVGMFIVILVFNAINDSSVVGMIFRVASYTYGPLLGLYAFGLFLKSKKVNDRLVPIICILSPALTFIINENSVTLFGGYVFDNELIIVNTLITFIGLLLTSKTVANQYQF from the coding sequence ATGAGTCCAAGTATCATTTTACTAATTATCCTCATTTATTTTAGCCTCCTATTTTACATCTCGTACAGAGTAAGTAAAAAAGATAGCGGCAATGAGGTGTTTTTTACTGCCAATAAAAATTCCAAATGGTATTTGGTGGCTTTTGGAATGATTGGTACGGCACTTTCGGGAGTAACTTTTATCTCGGTTCCTGGCGAAGTGGGATCGCCTAATGGAGAACAATTCAAGTACTTTCAGTTTATCATAGGAAATGCGATCGGATTTATTGTAGTAGCCAAATTACTTTTGCCGTTGTATTATCGAATGAACCTTACTTCAATTTACGGATATATCGAACAAAGAATGGGTTTCTATAGTTACCGAACAGCTGCCTCTATCTTTTTAGTAAGCCGAACCATTTCGTCTGCCTTCCGATTGTATTTAGTGGTAATTGTGTTACAACGTTACGTTTTTGATTTTTACCACATCCCGTTTGCAGCCACCGTTTTAATTTCGCTACTCTTGATTTTTTCCTACACGTACAAAGGAGGTTTGAAAACCATCATCATTACAGATACCTTACAAACTTTCTTCTTAGTTGCTTCGGTATTTTTAACCATTTATTTCATTTGCAGCAGCTTGGATTTAGGCATGATGAGTGCTTTCGAAGAAGTTAAAAATAGTAACTATTCCAAAATATTATTCTTTGATGATTTTGTCGGGAGTAAATTCCATTTTGTAAAACAAATTTTGGGCGGAATGTTCGTGACCATTGCCATGGTGGGATTAGACCAAGATTTAATGCAAAAGAATTTAAGTTGCAAAAACATTGGCGAAGCCCAAAAAAACATGTTCAGTTTCACCACTATATTTGTAATTATCAATCTATTTTTCTTGAGCGTTGGTGCCTTACTTTACATTTTTGCTGCCAAAAACAATATCCAAGTTCCTTTAGATTTGGTGACCAATAAACCACGAACCGATTTGCTCTTTCCTGAAATCGCATTACATCATTTGGCCACTATTCCTGCTATTGTTTTTCTGTTAGGACTGATTGCCGCTACTTTTGCCACCACTGATTCGGCTTTAACTGCATTAACCACTTCTTTTTGCGTCGATTTCTTAGGAATGGATAAGGTAGAAAACAATCAGAAAACAAATTTAGTGCGTACTCGACATCTAGTGCATTTAGCATTTTCAGTGGGTATGTTTATAGTCATTTTAGTATTCAATGCCATCAATGACAGTTCTGTTGTTGGGATGATATTTAGAGTAGCATCCTATACTTATGGGCCGCTTTTAGGATTGTATGCTTTTGGATTGTTCCTGAAATCTAAAAAAGTAAACGATCGATTGGTTCCCATAATTTGTATACTATCACCTGCACTTACTTTTATAATCAATGAAAATTCGGTAACCCTTTTTGGTGGATATGTTTTTGATAACGAATTGATTATTGTTAACACGCTCATCACTTTTATAGGTTTGTTACTGACTAGTAAAACCGTAGCTAACCAATACCAATTTTAA